GAAAGCGCTTCTTTGGGATTGCTTATTATGAGATATTTATTGTTTAAAATGTCCAAAATATTTATATTTCTTAACTCGGCTATGGTCATACCGGGAATGTTGCGAAAGCCTCTGTTTATGGCCTCTTCTTTTTTACCCAGGGCCACAACGGCTTTGTTCTTCTTTTTGGTGAGCAACTTCTCAAATCCTTTTATTTTGGCCATTGAGTTTAAAATATTGGCGGCTTCTTTTGTTTTTGCCTTTTCCAGATTGATTCCGTCAACGAACAAAATTTCACTGTCTTTAACTTTTTGGGAAAGGACGGTAAACAAAGCCTTTTTCTTCATCTTGGCGTTTATCTTGCGGGAATAGTCTTTATCTTTTCTGGGACCATGGGCTATACCGCCTCCAACCCAGATCGGAGACCTGA
This DNA window, taken from Candidatus Paceibacter sp., encodes the following:
- the rplD gene encoding 50S ribosomal protein L4; translated protein: MKADIYNQKAEKVGDIELNDSIFNLPWNANLVHQVVVSMQSNQRQPWAHTKTRGEVSGGGKKPWRQKGLGRARHGSIRSPIWVGGGIAHGPRKDKDYSRKINAKMKKKALFTVLSQKVKDSEILFVDGINLEKAKTKEAANILNSMAKIKGFEKLLTKKKNKAVVALGKKEEAINRGFRNIPGMTIAELRNINILDILNNKYLIISNPKEALSVWE